A single region of the Thermococcus zilligii AN1 genome encodes:
- a CDS encoding helicase C-terminal domain-containing protein, giving the protein MEYFPYETLRPHQREFIELVNEAVRRGSNLIIEAPTGFGKTISVLAGVLPYAKEAGYKVLYLARTHRQMDRVIEELKEINKKTPVSGVELRSRKELCLHNYLVEYTSDAYTAMVVCKNLKKSGKCQFYENEKKKREEFEEVAKFFLSGPAHPVEILDYAETLELCPYDLTRKVAEKADVIVASYLYMISPGIREAFLEGLGLTYSDLIVIFDEAHNLPDQAISALSDSISIHTVNRAIKEAEEYREHEIANFLSIFGKGLELLYSEKFSDREVTEVPLSPESIFAHPMNVLGIDARRLIKTLNGMVTVGDSIREDRIEKNQPPRSYIGRVGEFLLLWFSLIGRDDYLFLMGREKGLSLELVALDPSKALTFVRDVKSAIFMSGTLTPLEAFRDVMGIENSMLKKFPRMVKRENALVLVARDVSTRGEERSLQVYRRMVDYIVEAVKIIPKNVGVFTASYEVLQGLLSANLQVKLEETGKAVFIEKQGASSKENDLLVAQFKAHSKTNGAVLLGVMGGRNSEGQDYSGDEMNGVVLVGLPYARPTPRTEAQVRYFEAKFPGKGRYYGYYLPAHRKLVQAAGRVHRSAEERGSIIILDYRALWENVRKDLPDWLAEDMKPVDLAKMRLYLKKFWANAG; this is encoded by the coding sequence ATGGAGTACTTCCCCTACGAGACCCTCAGGCCCCATCAGAGGGAGTTCATAGAGCTCGTTAACGAAGCGGTTAGAAGAGGTAGTAACCTGATAATTGAAGCCCCCACGGGCTTTGGAAAGACAATCAGCGTTCTGGCGGGCGTTTTACCCTATGCAAAGGAGGCGGGCTACAAGGTTCTTTATCTTGCCAGAACCCACAGGCAGATGGATCGGGTCATAGAAGAGCTTAAGGAGATAAACAAAAAGACTCCAGTTTCTGGAGTCGAGCTCAGGAGCAGAAAAGAGCTCTGCCTCCACAACTACCTTGTAGAGTACACCAGCGACGCATACACTGCCATGGTCGTCTGTAAGAACCTGAAGAAAAGCGGGAAGTGCCAGTTCTACGAGAACGAGAAAAAGAAAAGAGAGGAGTTCGAAGAGGTCGCGAAGTTCTTTCTGAGTGGGCCGGCCCACCCGGTGGAGATACTGGATTACGCGGAAACCCTTGAGTTATGCCCCTACGACCTTACCCGGAAGGTAGCGGAGAAAGCCGACGTTATCGTGGCCAGCTACCTCTACATGATCTCACCGGGGATAAGGGAGGCGTTTTTGGAGGGCCTGGGACTCACGTACTCGGACCTGATAGTGATCTTCGACGAGGCCCACAACCTGCCGGATCAGGCTATCTCGGCGCTAAGCGACAGCATAAGTATCCACACGGTAAACCGCGCCATAAAGGAGGCTGAGGAATACAGGGAGCACGAGATAGCCAACTTCCTCAGCATCTTCGGGAAAGGGCTGGAGTTGCTTTACTCGGAGAAATTCTCGGACAGGGAAGTCACGGAGGTGCCCCTATCCCCGGAGAGCATCTTTGCCCATCCTATGAACGTCCTCGGGATTGATGCACGCCGTCTGATAAAGACCCTTAACGGGATGGTAACCGTGGGGGACTCCATAAGGGAAGACAGGATCGAGAAAAACCAGCCGCCCAGAAGTTACATCGGTAGGGTCGGTGAATTTCTACTTCTCTGGTTTTCCCTGATCGGCAGGGACGACTACCTGTTTTTGATGGGCAGAGAAAAGGGCCTGAGCCTTGAACTGGTTGCCCTTGACCCGTCGAAGGCCCTGACATTTGTGAGAGATGTTAAGAGCGCAATCTTCATGTCCGGAACGTTAACTCCCCTGGAGGCCTTCAGGGACGTTATGGGAATTGAGAACTCAATGCTGAAGAAGTTCCCGAGGATGGTGAAGCGGGAGAACGCACTGGTTCTCGTTGCAAGGGACGTCTCCACGAGGGGGGAGGAGCGGTCTCTCCAGGTTTACAGAAGGATGGTGGACTACATCGTCGAGGCTGTGAAGATAATACCGAAGAACGTCGGCGTCTTCACGGCTTCCTACGAAGTCCTCCAGGGACTTCTCTCAGCCAATCTCCAGGTGAAGCTGGAGGAAACTGGAAAGGCCGTCTTTATCGAGAAGCAGGGCGCTTCCTCAAAGGAGAACGACCTCCTTGTTGCCCAGTTCAAAGCACATTCCAAAACCAATGGGGCCGTTCTGCTTGGGGTTATGGGCGGCAGAAACAGCGAGGGGCAGGACTACAGCGGGGACGAGATGAACGGCGTCGTCCTGGTCGGTCTTCCGTATGCGAGGCCAACGCCCAGAACCGAGGCCCAGGTGAGGTACTTCGAAGCAAAGTTCCCGGGCAAGGGGAGATACTACGGCTATTATTTACCAGCCCACAGAAAGCTCGTTCAGGCTGCCGGGAGGGTCCATCGTTCAGCAGAGGAGAGGGGCTCTATAATAATCCTCGACTACCGCGCTCTCTGGGAGAACGTGAGAAAAGACCTCCCGGACTGGCTCGCGGAGGACATGAAGCCAGTTGATCTGGCTAAGATGAGGCTCTACCTCAAAAAGTTCTGGGCTAACGCAGGGTGA
- a CDS encoding immunoglobulin-like domain-containing protein yields the protein MKIVKVPDEDRAGVIPYGSPPQVELEIEVIPRKGEIVLRISNPNLAKVEITNEVELYEYAGFWKKLNLGLVFLEKRIVLIPGETFEQRIPVELTPGEYRVVKFAYVKGARVRVEKEFTLR from the coding sequence ATGAAGATCGTAAAGGTGCCCGATGAAGACAGGGCCGGCGTGATCCCCTACGGATCCCCTCCTCAGGTTGAGCTTGAAATAGAGGTCATCCCCAGGAAAGGTGAGATAGTTCTCCGAATAAGCAACCCCAACCTGGCCAAAGTCGAGATAACGAACGAAGTTGAGCTTTACGAGTACGCAGGCTTCTGGAAAAAGCTTAACCTGGGCCTCGTCTTTCTGGAAAAGAGAATCGTCCTCATACCGGGTGAAACCTTTGAGCAGAGGATCCCGGTTGAGCTCACTCCGGGGGAGTACAGGGTAGTCAAGTTTGCTTACGTCAAAGGTGCAAGGGTGAGGGTTGAGAAGGAATTCACCCTGCGTTAG
- a CDS encoding secondary thiamine-phosphate synthase enzyme YjbQ, producing MIFTIEVPTGERFQIVDITDEVQRKIREGKMKHGIALVFTKHTTTGLMINEPEEGLLQDFKSKMKELIPEGKGYLHDRIDSNAHSHLRAGLFLNSELVIPVDGGKLLLGTWQRILFVELDGPRHREVLVMLCPCQELPGE from the coding sequence TTGATTTTCACGATAGAGGTTCCCACGGGGGAGAGGTTCCAGATAGTCGACATAACTGATGAGGTTCAGCGGAAAATCCGGGAAGGAAAAATGAAGCACGGCATAGCGCTGGTGTTCACGAAGCACACTACCACCGGGCTGATGATAAACGAGCCTGAGGAAGGCCTTCTACAGGATTTCAAGTCAAAGATGAAAGAGCTGATACCGGAGGGAAAGGGCTACCTCCACGACAGGATAGACAGCAACGCCCACTCCCACCTCAGGGCAGGTCTCTTCCTCAACTCCGAGCTGGTTATTCCAGTGGACGGGGGTAAGCTTTTGCTGGGAACCTGGCAGAGGATCCTTTTTGTGGAACTGGACGGACCGAGGCATAGAGAAGTCCTGGTAATGCTCTGCCCCTGCCAGGAACTCCCGGGGGAGTGA
- a CDS encoding TRM11 family SAM-dependent methyltransferase, whose translation MHAVILGKNPALSEAEFYSFGRRFDLKVRPLESNRNWVLFDASPQVERYFNWLGGSLKLVRIIGEGEDAIKDLEYSKLFTVSLYGKSDWKLWRKLGSEIKRHFREEGPAKFFKPAEVYSMPAELILKGFPEVKDFVFLFRGDGSFLVGETVKVIDPFELKKLDVGRPVQKPILSIPPRLARIMVNLSEVRKGSFLDPFCGIGTVVQEFVLQGLDAYGSDRDEGQIGAAKQNLSWLREEFRLKNSAHLEVCDARKLKRCFRQRFDAIVTEPYLGKPLRRNPDREEAIKLANELDRFYYQVFESFADVLKRNGKVVFVFPAYRLSGGGVYRKERKWLEKLGFEVLAKYTDYEERHRLIRDIHVLKYGG comes from the coding sequence ATGCACGCAGTAATCCTTGGCAAAAATCCAGCCCTCAGTGAGGCTGAGTTTTATTCTTTTGGCAGGAGGTTCGACCTTAAAGTTAGGCCGCTTGAATCCAACCGTAACTGGGTGTTGTTTGATGCTTCCCCACAGGTTGAGAGGTACTTCAACTGGCTCGGCGGCTCCCTCAAGCTCGTGAGAATAATCGGTGAGGGCGAAGATGCTATTAAAGACCTCGAATACTCAAAACTCTTCACGGTAAGCCTCTACGGGAAGAGCGACTGGAAGCTCTGGAGGAAGCTGGGGAGCGAGATAAAGAGGCACTTCAGGGAGGAAGGGCCGGCCAAGTTCTTCAAGCCTGCTGAAGTTTATTCAATGCCTGCAGAACTCATCCTGAAGGGCTTTCCTGAGGTTAAAGACTTCGTCTTCCTCTTTAGGGGGGACGGGAGCTTCCTCGTCGGCGAGACGGTTAAAGTAATCGACCCGTTCGAACTGAAGAAGCTCGACGTCGGGAGGCCGGTTCAGAAGCCAATCCTCTCAATCCCCCCGAGGCTCGCGAGGATAATGGTGAACCTCTCCGAGGTCAGAAAAGGCAGCTTCCTTGACCCCTTCTGCGGGATTGGAACGGTGGTTCAGGAGTTCGTTCTTCAGGGCCTGGACGCCTACGGCAGCGACAGGGACGAGGGGCAGATAGGGGCGGCAAAGCAGAACCTCTCCTGGCTCAGGGAGGAGTTCAGGCTCAAGAATTCGGCCCATTTAGAGGTCTGCGACGCGAGGAAGCTCAAGAGGTGCTTCCGGCAGCGCTTTGACGCCATAGTGACGGAACCCTATCTCGGGAAGCCCCTGCGGAGAAATCCGGACAGGGAAGAGGCAATTAAACTTGCCAACGAGCTTGACCGGTTTTATTACCAGGTCTTCGAGAGCTTTGCGGATGTTTTGAAGAGGAACGGAAAAGTCGTCTTCGTTTTCCCGGCCTACAGGCTGAGCGGTGGGGGAGTGTACAGAAAAGAGAGGAAGTGGCTCGAAAAGCTCGGCTTCGAGGTTTTGGCGAAGTACACGGATTACGAGGAGAGACACCGCTTAATCAGGGACATCCACGTGCTGAAGTACGGGGGTTGA
- a CDS encoding M48 family metallopeptidase: MNLEIRRRPVRYARIEVKPNGMVVVTAPEGFDVDSFVERHKEWIEAKLAEIESRRTESGFPIDGELYQVIRGRKTRVHGEFRTVVFSAHPDEAIAGLKSYLRPGIMALVEEYSGEMGVFPERVFIRHQRSRWGSCSPQGNINFNVRLVSVPPGLREYVVIHELAHLKHMNHSKAFWEFVGRFYPGYREARRELKKWWSIIELNPYWRWLGGGE, encoded by the coding sequence ATGAACTTGGAAATCAGAAGGAGGCCCGTCAGGTACGCGCGGATTGAGGTGAAGCCCAATGGTATGGTAGTCGTTACCGCGCCCGAAGGCTTCGACGTTGACTCCTTCGTGGAGCGCCATAAGGAGTGGATTGAGGCCAAGCTGGCCGAGATAGAAAGCAGGAGAACCGAATCGGGGTTTCCCATAGACGGGGAGCTATACCAGGTCATCCGCGGGAGAAAGACCAGGGTGCACGGGGAGTTCAGAACGGTCGTCTTCTCAGCCCATCCAGATGAAGCCATCGCCGGGCTTAAGTCATACCTCCGACCAGGGATAATGGCTTTGGTCGAGGAATACTCCGGAGAGATGGGCGTTTTTCCGGAGAGAGTATTCATCAGACACCAGCGGAGCAGGTGGGGGAGCTGTTCACCCCAGGGAAACATTAACTTCAACGTCCGCCTCGTTTCCGTTCCGCCCGGGCTTAGGGAGTACGTGGTAATCCACGAGCTCGCGCACCTGAAGCACATGAACCACTCAAAGGCGTTCTGGGAGTTCGTTGGGCGATTCTACCCCGGTTACAGGGAAGCCAGGAGGGAGCTCAAGAAGTGGTGGAGCATCATCGAGCTGAATCCCTACTGGAGATGGCTCGGTGGTGGGGAATGA
- a CDS encoding SPL family radical SAM protein has product MNLRVIEKKAKSIYTPSRIPGVEWSLNQYVGCAFACKYCYARFMAKWRDYGEWGSWVEAKTNAPELARKRVNGGVFMSTVSDPYQPVEEELKLTRRVLQYMDKGNGLSILTKSPLVTRDIDIFKLFRSIEVGLTINGFTGREKRLFEPLTPVHEARMSALKELKESGLKTYVFVSPIIPGITDVSAVVRETRDFADYYFFEVLNLRAAGKEFQILLKEEYPESYAALTDPGKFGEFLRELKGEIKGLGVKAEGIETHRRGWEFVEL; this is encoded by the coding sequence ATGAACCTTCGGGTCATCGAGAAAAAGGCCAAAAGCATCTACACTCCCTCAAGGATTCCCGGCGTCGAGTGGAGCTTAAACCAGTACGTCGGCTGCGCCTTCGCCTGCAAATACTGTTACGCCAGGTTCATGGCGAAATGGAGGGACTACGGCGAGTGGGGCAGCTGGGTGGAGGCCAAGACCAACGCGCCAGAGCTTGCCAGAAAGCGCGTTAATGGGGGCGTTTTCATGTCCACGGTGAGCGACCCCTATCAGCCGGTAGAGGAGGAACTAAAGCTGACGCGGCGGGTTCTTCAGTACATGGACAAGGGGAACGGGCTCTCCATCCTGACGAAGTCGCCGCTCGTTACGAGGGACATTGACATCTTTAAACTCTTCCGCTCGATAGAGGTGGGTTTAACCATAAACGGCTTCACGGGAAGGGAAAAGCGGCTCTTTGAGCCACTGACGCCGGTTCACGAGGCGAGGATGAGCGCACTAAAGGAGCTGAAGGAATCCGGGCTGAAGACCTACGTTTTCGTCAGCCCGATAATTCCTGGAATAACGGACGTCTCGGCCGTAGTCAGGGAGACGAGGGACTTTGCGGATTACTACTTCTTCGAGGTTCTGAACCTCCGGGCGGCTGGAAAGGAGTTTCAAATCCTCCTCAAAGAGGAGTATCCGGAAAGCTATGCGGCCCTGACTGACCCCGGGAAGTTCGGGGAGTTCCTGCGGGAGTTGAAGGGGGAGATAAAAGGCCTCGGAGTAAAGGCAGAGGGAATAGAGACCCACCGGAGGGGCTGGGAGTTCGTGGAACTTTAA
- a CDS encoding glycosyltransferase family 87 protein: MGRLRLSNKGSGLLVLVAVIVNLPLVFLGYYYHDTHVLAISAKKFAESGISPYEWCEDVFCKPEYQWYAYPPLPFLIVAPFYALDPGPLAERFFVKIPALLGMVILTHALRKLGWEERRNILFVWLNPFFLYTATLRGNFDTLCVSLMLESYLYLKEGRTVRAGVVGALSLLTKQYAAVFLLPLLLSTRSLRKFAKYALSASVVAFLIAGPFFIKSPEGFLNSTLKFHLGRAPSNYGLLGLKMLGDAIYNVLNSIPADYPGQAIQTGSPLIMALVGTFLMVPLVAGMVNIVVDAVLGKRETGETLKLTTAIFLAFSKVVNIQYFALLVLLDLTFLEWTLLAFSGAVTGLSLIKSAIPLYVAPSELWIPPLCGVNGTWIDGFSRLVGFVLYLPVLRKIMRPLGWMRFIRPGGL; the protein is encoded by the coding sequence ATGGGGCGTCTCAGGCTCTCTAACAAAGGTTCGGGATTGCTCGTCCTAGTGGCGGTGATAGTTAATCTGCCACTGGTGTTCCTTGGCTACTACTATCACGACACCCACGTTCTTGCTATCTCTGCAAAAAAGTTCGCGGAAAGCGGGATAAGCCCCTACGAATGGTGCGAGGACGTGTTTTGTAAACCGGAATATCAGTGGTACGCGTATCCACCGCTGCCCTTTCTAATCGTGGCCCCCTTTTACGCCCTCGACCCAGGTCCGCTGGCAGAAAGGTTCTTTGTAAAGATACCAGCGCTTCTCGGGATGGTTATTCTAACGCACGCCCTGAGGAAGCTCGGATGGGAGGAGAGGAGGAATATACTGTTCGTATGGCTCAACCCGTTCTTTCTCTACACCGCCACGCTGAGGGGGAACTTCGATACCCTCTGTGTCTCCTTAATGCTTGAATCCTACCTGTATCTGAAGGAGGGGAGAACGGTTAGGGCGGGCGTTGTGGGGGCCCTCTCACTGCTAACAAAACAATATGCGGCAGTGTTCTTGCTTCCACTGCTCCTTTCAACGAGGTCCCTGAGAAAATTTGCCAAATATGCCCTTTCAGCGTCCGTGGTTGCATTTTTAATAGCCGGCCCCTTCTTCATTAAAAGCCCAGAGGGCTTCCTGAATTCAACTCTAAAGTTCCATCTCGGCAGGGCCCCTTCAAACTACGGCCTTTTAGGCCTCAAAATGCTGGGGGATGCCATATACAACGTTTTGAACTCTATACCTGCTGATTATCCAGGCCAGGCTATTCAAACGGGGTCTCCCCTGATTATGGCCCTGGTGGGGACTTTTCTGATGGTTCCACTCGTTGCTGGAATGGTTAATATAGTTGTTGACGCAGTTTTGGGAAAAAGAGAGACCGGAGAAACCCTCAAACTGACAACTGCCATTTTTCTTGCTTTCAGTAAGGTCGTGAACATCCAGTACTTCGCGCTTCTGGTTCTTTTAGATTTAACCTTCCTGGAATGGACTCTTTTGGCGTTCTCCGGTGCAGTAACCGGGCTGAGTCTTATAAAATCAGCGATTCCTCTTTACGTAGCTCCCTCTGAACTCTGGATTCCACCTCTCTGCGGGGTTAATGGAACCTGGATTGATGGATTTTCCAGGCTTGTCGGTTTCGTTCTCTATTTGCCGGTCTTAAGGAAGATCATGAGGCCCCTCGGATGGATGAGATTTATCAGGCCGGGGGGACTATGA
- the dph2 gene encoding diphthamide biosynthesis enzyme Dph2, which yields MHEVPFGEILERLRGIGSKKVLIQTPEGLKKEAQELADFLEAEGIEAIINGDVNYGACDPADSKAKLLGCDALIHLGHSYMTLHLDVPTIFVPAFAKVDPVPALEKNLNEIRKLGKRIALVTTAQHILHLERMRRFLEEKGFEVLVGRGDSRVSWPGQVLGCNFSAARVEADGVLFVGAGYFHPVGVAIAAKKPTLAVNPYSGDAIWMNEEAERLIRKRWAQIARAIDAEKFGVIVSTKKGQLRLVEARKIVNLLREHGKYARLIAMDYVSYSALEGFDFDAYVVVACPRVPMDDYENWEKPVLTPKEVEILLGIREEYEFDEIPGAGRKEDEPFGISLKGSPAKNADFDRV from the coding sequence ATGCACGAGGTACCCTTCGGTGAGATATTGGAAAGGCTCCGCGGGATTGGCTCGAAAAAAGTCCTCATACAAACGCCCGAAGGTCTTAAAAAAGAGGCCCAGGAGCTGGCCGACTTTCTTGAGGCCGAAGGAATAGAGGCCATAATAAACGGGGACGTCAACTACGGGGCGTGTGACCCCGCGGATTCAAAGGCTAAACTACTCGGATGCGACGCGCTCATACACCTTGGACACAGTTACATGACGCTACACCTCGATGTCCCAACGATCTTCGTCCCGGCTTTTGCAAAAGTTGATCCAGTCCCCGCCCTTGAGAAAAATCTTAACGAGATAAGAAAGCTGGGGAAGAGGATAGCCCTGGTTACCACCGCCCAGCACATACTCCATCTCGAGAGAATGCGCCGCTTTCTTGAGGAGAAGGGCTTTGAAGTCCTGGTTGGCAGGGGCGATTCCAGGGTAAGCTGGCCGGGACAGGTTTTAGGATGCAACTTCTCGGCCGCCAGGGTGGAAGCGGACGGGGTTCTCTTTGTTGGAGCCGGTTACTTCCACCCGGTAGGCGTGGCAATTGCCGCAAAAAAGCCCACCCTCGCTGTAAACCCCTATTCCGGCGACGCCATCTGGATGAACGAAGAGGCGGAAAGGCTCATCAGAAAAAGGTGGGCCCAGATAGCCAGGGCCATCGACGCAGAGAAATTTGGGGTCATCGTAAGTACAAAAAAGGGACAGCTCAGGCTGGTGGAGGCGAGGAAGATCGTTAATCTTCTCAGGGAGCATGGGAAGTATGCCAGGCTTATAGCAATGGACTACGTAAGCTATTCCGCCCTGGAAGGCTTCGATTTTGATGCCTACGTCGTAGTTGCCTGCCCGAGGGTTCCAATGGATGATTACGAGAACTGGGAAAAGCCGGTGCTTACACCGAAGGAGGTCGAGATCCTCCTGGGGATTCGCGAGGAGTACGAGTTCGATGAGATACCCGGTGCCGGGAGAAAGGAAGACGAGCCCTTTGGCATTTCCCTGAAAGGTTCGCCAGCGAAGAACGCAGATTTTGACAGGGTGTGA
- a CDS encoding 30S ribosomal protein S15: MARIHARKRGKSGSKKPPRTAPPAWVEYTAEEVEGLVVKLRKEGYSTAMIGTILRDQYGIPSVKLITGKKITEILEENGLAPEIPEDLMFLIRRAVNLRKHLEQHPKDKHSRRGLQLIESKILRLAKYYTRTGKLPAGWRYDPEQAKLLVR; encoded by the coding sequence ATGGCAAGGATACACGCGAGGAAGAGGGGTAAGTCTGGATCAAAAAAGCCCCCAAGGACAGCTCCGCCCGCCTGGGTGGAATACACGGCGGAGGAAGTTGAAGGGCTCGTTGTGAAGCTCAGGAAAGAGGGCTACAGCACTGCCATGATCGGAACGATCCTGAGGGACCAGTACGGAATCCCGAGTGTCAAGCTCATCACGGGTAAGAAGATCACCGAGATACTTGAGGAGAACGGTCTTGCCCCGGAGATCCCGGAGGATCTGATGTTCCTCATCAGGCGCGCGGTGAACCTGAGGAAGCACCTGGAGCAGCACCCGAAGGACAAACACTCCAGGAGGGGGCTTCAGCTCATCGAGAGCAAGATCCTCAGGCTTGCCAAGTATTACACTAGAACAGGAAAGCTCCCGGCCGGGTGGCGCTACGATCCGGAGCAGGCCAAGCTCCTGGTCCGCTGA
- a CDS encoding DHHA1 domain-containing protein, whose protein sequence is MDKGAFLERARAGAELIKMHIELGHTIRLISHRDADGITAGAILARAIAREGGAFQLSIVKQVSEELLNRLASENREIYVFSDLGSGSMELIEKYLGEATVVVVDHHPPEKESFSNESHILVNPVPFGANSVRDLSGSGVAYFVAREMKGENRGLAYIAIVGAVGDMQEIDGQFHGMNIEVIEDGKKLGILEVRKELRLFGRESRPLYQMLAYSTNPEIPEITGDERKAIEWLRSRGFDPEMHYWQLREEEKRRLHDALVLHLIKHGAPKEVIDRLIGDVVISPLYPEGDPRHEAREFSTLLNATGRLNEGTLGVAICLGDEEAYRRAVKMLEDYKREQIEARKFIIQNWNTVNESDHAYVFYAGKSIRDTLVGIAASMAINAGLADPEKPVVVIADSDEDENLVKGSARTTEKALAKGYHLGEALREVAEKLGGEGGGHAIAAGIRFPKGKIDEFIRLFNEALARQLRGEQDESQG, encoded by the coding sequence GTGGATAAGGGTGCCTTCTTAGAGCGGGCCAGAGCAGGGGCCGAACTGATAAAGATGCATATCGAGTTAGGCCACACGATAAGGCTGATCTCCCATCGTGACGCCGACGGCATCACCGCAGGTGCCATTCTCGCCAGGGCCATTGCGAGGGAAGGCGGGGCCTTCCAGCTGAGCATCGTCAAGCAGGTCAGTGAAGAGCTTCTCAACAGGCTCGCGAGTGAGAACAGGGAGATATACGTTTTCAGTGACCTCGGCAGTGGCTCAATGGAGCTGATAGAGAAATACCTCGGCGAAGCGACGGTTGTTGTGGTCGATCATCATCCACCCGAAAAGGAGAGCTTTTCGAACGAGTCCCACATCCTCGTCAACCCCGTTCCGTTCGGTGCCAACAGCGTCCGTGATCTGAGCGGTTCGGGTGTTGCCTACTTCGTTGCCAGGGAAATGAAGGGGGAGAACAGGGGTCTGGCCTATATAGCAATAGTTGGTGCAGTCGGTGACATGCAGGAGATAGACGGCCAGTTCCACGGCATGAACATCGAGGTCATTGAAGACGGAAAAAAGCTTGGAATCCTGGAAGTCAGGAAAGAGCTGAGGCTATTCGGAAGGGAGAGCAGGCCCCTCTACCAGATGCTCGCCTACTCCACCAATCCCGAGATCCCGGAAATCACCGGAGACGAAAGGAAGGCCATAGAATGGCTCCGCTCCAGGGGCTTCGACCCAGAGATGCATTACTGGCAGCTCAGGGAAGAGGAGAAGAGGAGGCTCCACGACGCCCTGGTTCTTCACCTCATAAAGCACGGTGCCCCGAAGGAGGTCATAGACAGGCTCATCGGGGACGTTGTGATAAGCCCCCTCTATCCAGAGGGCGACCCCAGGCACGAGGCCAGGGAATTTTCTACCCTATTAAACGCCACCGGAAGACTCAACGAGGGAACTTTGGGCGTTGCGATCTGCCTCGGAGATGAGGAAGCCTACAGAAGGGCAGTTAAAATGCTCGAAGACTACAAGAGGGAGCAGATCGAGGCAAGGAAGTTCATAATCCAGAACTGGAACACGGTCAACGAAAGTGATCACGCCTACGTCTTCTACGCGGGAAAGAGCATCAGGGACACACTCGTTGGGATAGCCGCCAGCATGGCCATAAACGCCGGTCTCGCCGATCCCGAAAAGCCAGTCGTTGTCATTGCCGACAGCGACGAAGACGAGAACCTGGTGAAGGGCTCCGCCAGAACCACCGAGAAAGCCCTCGCTAAGGGCTATCACCTCGGCGAAGCCTTGAGAGAAGTGGCGGAGAAGCTTGGAGGAGAGGGCGGAGGTCATGCTATAGCGGCCGGGATTCGCTTCCCGAAGGGCAAAATCGATGAGTTCATCAGGCTCTTCAACGAGGCCTTGGCAAGACAGCTCAGGGGGGAGCAGGATGAAAGTCAGGGTTAA
- a CDS encoding KEOPS complex subunit Pcc1: MKVRVKAEIVWHYGDARKAEAIARAVRVDDEGIPESLKKSLNLETRWVDGTVRTKVKYSGEIDTLIKALDDLVFSVKIAEEMTEKV; this comes from the coding sequence ATGAAAGTCAGGGTTAAGGCCGAGATAGTCTGGCACTACGGTGATGCCAGAAAAGCTGAGGCAATCGCAAGGGCCGTTCGGGTAGACGATGAGGGCATACCGGAGAGCCTAAAGAAAAGTTTAAATTTGGAAACCCGATGGGTTGATGGAACCGTCAGGACAAAGGTTAAATACTCGGGTGAGATTGATACTCTCATCAAAGCGCTTGATGACCTGGTGTTTTCGGTCAAAATCGCCGAGGAAATGACCGAAAAGGTGTAA
- a CDS encoding 30S ribosomal protein S3ae, with product MANPKKMAAAAKDKWKLKEWYVVYAPDFFGGKEIGLTPADEPGKVIGRVIETTLKDVTGDFTKGHVKLYFQVYDVKGQNAYTKFKGHKLARSYVRSLVRRRTTRVDGIFNVTTKDGYKLRVMGLVIAYRRIQTSQERAIRRVIQDIIYKKAEELNFADFVLQSVNGQIANEIAKEARKIYPIKRAEVRKIKVLAEPGA from the coding sequence ATGGCTAATCCGAAAAAGATGGCTGCCGCAGCAAAAGACAAGTGGAAGCTTAAGGAGTGGTACGTGGTTTACGCTCCCGACTTCTTCGGGGGTAAGGAGATAGGACTCACCCCGGCAGACGAGCCCGGGAAGGTTATAGGGAGGGTCATAGAGACCACGCTCAAGGACGTGACCGGCGACTTCACCAAGGGACACGTGAAGCTCTACTTCCAGGTCTACGACGTGAAGGGCCAGAACGCATACACCAAGTTCAAGGGCCACAAATTGGCCAGGAGCTACGTAAGGAGCCTCGTAAGGAGGAGGACGACGAGGGTTGACGGCATATTCAACGTCACCACCAAGGACGGCTACAAGCTCCGCGTTATGGGGCTGGTCATCGCCTATAGAAGAATCCAGACCAGCCAGGAGAGGGCAATAAGGAGGGTCATCCAGGACATCATCTACAAGAAGGCCGAGGAGCTCAACTTCGCGGACTTCGTCCTCCAGTCCGTCAACGGTCAGATAGCGAACGAGATAGCCAAGGAGGCCAGGAAGATCTACCCGATTAAGCGCGCCGAGGTAAGGAAGATCAAGGTTCTGGCCGAGCCAGGGGCCTGA